One stretch of Rosistilla oblonga DNA includes these proteins:
- a CDS encoding DUF1549 domain-containing protein, producing the protein MTFRRRFVPHRFSVCVLLVVALPGGGQADDAKIDFPHDVAPILKRHCVTCHGGREREGDFSINTRGDLIESQIIDLDSPDASHLIQLITSDDPDAQMPPSDRARLSASEVAMLRRWIAAGLPWDAELTFAINSYEPPLKPRMPQLPATVHGRDHPIDRILDAYLVDNDLPRPAAIDDATFARRIHLDLTGLLPTPQRLQEFLADQDPDKRERLIDELLADRFAYAEHWLSFFNDLLRNDYSGTGFITGGRKQVSGWLYDALLANKPFDQMARELIAPPTAESRGYIDGIKWRGEVSAGQTLEIQFAQSLSQSFLGINMKCASCHDSFIDRWTLRDAYGLAAIYASRPLELHRCDKPTGQMAEAAWMFPELGQIDPAAPRDERLKQLADLMTDPENGRFARTIVNRLWYRMMGRGIVHPLDAMQNEPWNIDLLDYLASDFIANGFDLKATLKRIATSRAYQSQTETVAQPESSETYVYRGPRARRMTAEQFLDAIWQLTGSGPEKFDAPVVRSNLEKDAIESIAMEGDWIWGVSEVQPPAAGAEVALRKTINLPAGVAAGGAMITCDNEFRLFINGRRVAAGDNWTRPQTVPLAKHLTKGENTLLVIAKNAGSSPNPAGLYFQAQITLDDGAVKRLKSDDSWQFSNALPKEAKGQLTDLPTRWQPAEVVPAVASWTSLIQAEGRMLLARVALGDGDLPPVRASLMKNTALMKSLGRPMREQIVSMRPDRLTTLEAIDLANDAALAESFAAGARRILQQPPQPTDALVRSLFLAALSRQPTEGEASLFAEAIGPQPSEASLQDALWAICMLPEFLLVR; encoded by the coding sequence ATGACGTTTCGTCGACGCTTTGTTCCCCATCGGTTTTCCGTCTGCGTGCTGCTGGTCGTGGCATTGCCCGGCGGCGGACAAGCTGACGATGCCAAGATCGACTTTCCCCACGATGTCGCTCCTATTCTGAAGCGGCATTGTGTCACCTGTCACGGCGGACGGGAGCGGGAAGGCGACTTTTCGATCAACACCCGCGGCGACCTGATCGAATCGCAGATCATCGATCTCGATTCTCCCGACGCTTCGCACCTGATCCAATTGATTACGTCCGACGATCCCGACGCGCAGATGCCGCCGTCGGATCGGGCCCGGTTGTCGGCGAGCGAAGTGGCGATGCTGCGGCGTTGGATCGCCGCTGGTTTGCCGTGGGACGCAGAGCTGACGTTTGCGATCAACAGCTACGAACCGCCGCTGAAGCCTCGCATGCCGCAGCTGCCTGCGACGGTCCATGGCCGAGATCATCCGATCGATCGCATTCTGGACGCCTATCTTGTCGATAACGATCTGCCCCGCCCGGCGGCGATCGACGATGCAACTTTCGCTCGCAGAATCCATCTGGATCTGACAGGTCTGCTGCCGACGCCGCAGCGGTTACAGGAATTTCTAGCCGACCAGGATCCCGACAAACGAGAGCGTTTGATCGACGAACTGCTGGCCGATCGGTTCGCTTACGCCGAACATTGGCTGTCATTCTTTAACGATCTACTGCGCAACGACTACAGCGGTACCGGGTTCATCACCGGCGGTCGCAAACAGGTCAGCGGTTGGCTGTACGACGCGTTGCTGGCGAACAAGCCGTTCGATCAGATGGCTCGCGAATTGATCGCACCTCCGACGGCGGAGAGCCGCGGGTATATCGACGGCATCAAATGGCGAGGCGAGGTGAGCGCCGGGCAGACGCTCGAAATCCAGTTCGCCCAAAGCCTGTCGCAATCGTTTCTTGGGATCAACATGAAGTGCGCTTCGTGCCACGACAGCTTCATCGATCGATGGACGCTGCGCGATGCGTACGGGCTGGCGGCGATCTACGCTTCGCGGCCGCTGGAACTGCACCGCTGCGACAAGCCGACGGGGCAGATGGCCGAAGCGGCTTGGATGTTCCCAGAGCTTGGTCAGATCGATCCCGCAGCACCGCGAGACGAACGACTGAAGCAACTTGCCGACCTGATGACCGATCCCGAAAACGGTCGCTTCGCTCGCACGATCGTCAACCGCTTGTGGTACCGGATGATGGGGCGGGGGATCGTGCATCCGTTGGACGCGATGCAGAACGAGCCCTGGAACATCGACTTGTTAGACTATCTGGCCAGCGATTTCATCGCCAACGGTTTTGATCTAAAAGCGACATTAAAACGGATCGCGACCAGCCGGGCTTATCAATCGCAAACGGAAACGGTTGCTCAGCCCGAATCGTCGGAGACCTACGTCTACCGTGGCCCGCGAGCCCGGCGGATGACGGCGGAACAATTCCTCGACGCGATCTGGCAACTGACCGGCAGCGGGCCAGAAAAGTTTGACGCTCCCGTGGTGCGGAGCAATCTCGAGAAGGACGCGATCGAATCGATCGCCATGGAAGGGGATTGGATCTGGGGCGTGTCGGAGGTCCAACCGCCCGCGGCAGGGGCCGAGGTGGCGCTGCGTAAAACGATCAACTTGCCCGCCGGCGTCGCCGCTGGCGGAGCGATGATCACCTGCGACAACGAATTCCGGCTGTTCATCAACGGACGCCGCGTCGCCGCCGGAGACAACTGGACGCGACCGCAAACGGTTCCGTTGGCGAAGCATCTGACCAAGGGTGAGAACACGCTGTTGGTGATCGCCAAAAATGCGGGTTCGTCTCCCAACCCGGCCGGGCTCTATTTCCAGGCTCAAATCACGCTCGACGATGGCGCGGTGAAGCGGCTGAAATCGGACGACTCTTGGCAATTCAGCAACGCGTTGCCCAAAGAAGCCAAGGGGCAACTTACCGATCTGCCGACTCGATGGCAGCCGGCGGAAGTTGTTCCCGCCGTGGCGTCATGGACAAGCCTGATCCAGGCGGAGGGACGCATGCTGTTGGCGCGTGTCGCTCTGGGAGATGGCGATCTGCCGCCGGTTCGGGCTTCGTTGATGAAGAACACAGCGTTGATGAAATCGCTGGGGCGGCCGATGCGAGAACAGATCGTATCGATGCGTCCGGATCGATTAACGACGCTCGAAGCAATCGATCTGGCCAACGACGCCGCGTTGGCGGAGAGCTTTGCCGCCGGAGCGCGTCGCATTTTGCAGCAGCCGCCACAGCCGACCGATGCTTTGGTGCGGTCGCTGTTCCTGGCGGCGTTGTCGCGTCAGCCGACCGAGGGCGAGGCGAGCTTGTTTGCCGAAGCGATCGGCCCGCAACCAAGCGAAGCCAGTCTTCAAGACGCTTTGTGGGCGATCTGCATGTTGCCCGAATTCCTTTTAGTACGGTAA
- a CDS encoding YbaB/EbfC family nucleoid-associated protein, with translation MFKGLSDIASLMQQAQKLPAKMEELNRQLQAERVTGSAGGGMVTVEMNGTGEVTAVRIEQELIDQGDREMIEDLLPAAINEANGKAKAKQAESMQGLTGGINLPGMEAALSKFTGGGGGAS, from the coding sequence ATGTTCAAGGGACTGTCAGACATCGCATCGTTGATGCAACAGGCACAGAAGTTGCCGGCCAAGATGGAAGAGCTTAATCGCCAGCTGCAGGCGGAGCGTGTGACCGGATCTGCCGGGGGCGGAATGGTCACGGTCGAGATGAACGGCACGGGCGAGGTGACGGCGGTCCGGATCGAACAGGAATTGATCGATCAGGGGGACCGCGAAATGATCGAGGACCTGTTGCCCGCGGCGATCAACGAAGCCAACGGAAAGGCCAAGGCGAAGCAAGCCGAATCGATGCAGGGGCTGACCGGCGGGATCAATCTGCCGGGCATGGAAGCTGCGTTGTCGAAGTTCACCGGCGGCGGTGGCGGGGCCAGCTGA
- the rpoN gene encoding RNA polymerase factor sigma-54: protein MRISMGFEQRQQQVQKLAPRMIQSMEILQLPLLALQERVEQEMNENPLLEIQDDDPQMPDDPEESYENPDAPSESERELVVDNDHDNQDDFERLLNMKNELPNTFDEPFRKSSNQMQEDGDRRHDLMANAEAHPESLNDFLLHQLAELDIDTDVELMAERIISTLDARDGGYLRTPLSDLLPSNHSPEDLELAKRALAVVQSLEPTGIAARDLSECLLLQLAPDVPYYEEMKTLITGHLEDIAGNRLPAIQRKTGYSLDKIQKVKDELHSLNPKPGAAFMETYVPTVTPDVIVEQDEDGQYKVRLDDDRVPTLFISEYYRQRLQDPSATTEEREYIKQKINGAQWLIDSIEQRRSTLTKVSQAIVDHQKAFLDLGPEAIEPLKMQQIADRVGVHVTTVSRAVDDKWIQTARGILPLKRFFVGGTQTEDGDDVAWDTIRIKLQEVIDNEDKSKPLSDEDIVKELKKHGMTVARRTVTKYRKKMGIPSSRQRRDWMLENK from the coding sequence ATGCGTATTTCAATGGGCTTTGAACAGCGTCAACAACAAGTTCAAAAGCTGGCCCCGCGGATGATCCAGTCGATGGAGATCTTGCAGTTGCCGTTGCTTGCGCTGCAGGAACGTGTCGAGCAGGAGATGAACGAAAACCCGTTGCTGGAGATCCAGGACGACGATCCCCAGATGCCCGACGATCCCGAGGAATCGTACGAGAATCCCGATGCGCCAAGCGAATCGGAACGGGAGCTTGTCGTCGACAACGATCACGACAATCAGGACGATTTCGAGCGCTTGTTGAACATGAAAAACGAGCTGCCCAATACGTTCGACGAACCGTTTCGCAAGTCGTCCAACCAGATGCAGGAAGATGGCGATCGGCGGCACGATCTGATGGCCAATGCGGAAGCCCACCCCGAATCGCTCAACGATTTTCTGCTCCACCAACTCGCCGAACTCGATATCGATACCGATGTCGAATTGATGGCCGAACGCATTATCAGCACCCTGGATGCCCGCGACGGCGGTTATCTGCGGACGCCGCTAAGCGATCTATTGCCATCGAACCATTCGCCCGAAGATCTCGAACTGGCGAAGCGTGCGTTGGCGGTGGTCCAGTCGCTCGAACCGACCGGCATCGCGGCTCGCGATCTCTCCGAATGCCTGCTGCTGCAACTCGCTCCCGACGTGCCGTATTACGAAGAGATGAAGACGCTGATCACCGGGCACTTGGAGGATATCGCCGGCAACCGCTTGCCCGCGATCCAACGCAAAACCGGCTATTCGCTCGACAAGATCCAAAAGGTCAAAGACGAACTCCATTCGCTTAACCCCAAGCCCGGGGCGGCGTTTATGGAAACCTACGTCCCCACCGTCACGCCCGATGTGATCGTCGAACAGGACGAGGATGGGCAGTACAAGGTGCGGCTGGACGATGACCGCGTTCCGACCCTTTTCATCAGCGAATATTATCGCCAGCGGTTGCAGGATCCGTCGGCGACCACCGAGGAGCGGGAGTACATCAAACAGAAGATCAACGGTGCGCAGTGGTTGATCGATTCGATCGAACAACGACGCAGCACGTTGACGAAAGTTTCTCAGGCGATCGTCGATCACCAGAAAGCGTTCCTCGATCTCGGTCCCGAAGCGATCGAACCGCTGAAGATGCAACAGATCGCCGATCGCGTCGGCGTGCACGTGACGACGGTCAGCCGGGCTGTCGACGATAAATGGATCCAGACCGCGCGTGGCATCCTGCCGCTGAAGCGGTTCTTCGTCGGCGGCACGCAAACCGAAGACGGCGACGACGTCGCGTGGGATACGATCCGCATCAAGCTGCAAGAAGTGATCGACAACGAGGACAAGAGCAAGCCGTTGAGCGACGAGGATATCGTCAAAGAGCTGAAGAAGCACGGCATGACGGTCGCTCGCCGAACGGTCACCAAGTACCGCAAGAAAATGGGAATCCCCAGCAGCCGCCAACGTCGCGATTGGATGCTGGAGAACAAGTAG
- the recR gene encoding recombination mediator RecR: MAELTHSVADMIDQLGRLPGIGRKSAERLAYHLLRVPKTEALALADSIRSVRENVRYCEQCFNLSEAARCPICTDPNRDTTRLCIVEQPRDLISLEQSGMYRGLYHVLLGRIAPLDGIGPDQLTIDPLVDRVRLGKFTEVIMATNPTVEGDGTSLYISNLLQEYPVEITRLARGITAGSVLEFTNKEILADALNGRQKL; this comes from the coding sequence ATGGCCGAACTGACGCATTCGGTAGCCGACATGATCGACCAGCTGGGGCGGCTGCCCGGGATCGGACGCAAGAGTGCCGAACGGCTCGCCTATCATTTGCTTCGCGTTCCCAAAACGGAGGCTCTGGCGCTGGCCGATTCGATCCGCAGCGTGCGTGAAAACGTTCGCTACTGCGAGCAGTGTTTTAACCTCTCCGAAGCGGCTCGCTGCCCGATCTGTACCGATCCCAACCGCGATACGACGCGGTTGTGCATCGTCGAACAGCCGCGCGACCTGATCTCGCTGGAGCAATCGGGGATGTACCGCGGGCTGTACCATGTGCTGCTTGGGCGGATTGCTCCGTTGGACGGGATTGGCCCCGATCAATTGACAATCGATCCGCTTGTCGATCGCGTCCGCCTGGGGAAGTTTACCGAGGTGATTATGGCGACGAATCCGACGGTCGAAGGGGATGGGACCAGCCTGTATATCTCCAACCTATTGCAGGAGTATCCGGTCGAAATTACTCGACTGGCGCGGGGGATCACCGCCGGTAGTGTGTTAGAATTCACGAACAAAGAGATCCTTGCCGACGCCTTAAATGGCCGGCAAAAGCTGTGA
- a CDS encoding response regulator, translating into MPADRILIADDNEANRELLDAYLANVECEIEHAVDGADCMAKVESFSPDLILLDVMMPQLSGFEVCKKIKQNPATQQIIVLMVTALNELGDIERAVESGTDDFLTKPVNKFQLLKRVENMLKLKGTRDELERLRAYIREMEEQSEPHG; encoded by the coding sequence ATGCCTGCGGATCGGATCCTGATCGCCGATGATAACGAAGCCAACCGCGAACTGTTGGATGCCTATCTGGCCAACGTGGAGTGCGAGATCGAACATGCAGTCGACGGCGCCGATTGCATGGCGAAGGTCGAATCGTTTTCGCCCGACCTGATCCTGTTGGATGTGATGATGCCGCAGTTGAGCGGGTTTGAGGTCTGTAAAAAGATCAAGCAGAACCCTGCGACGCAGCAGATCATCGTGCTGATGGTGACCGCGCTGAACGAACTGGGCGATATCGAACGGGCTGTCGAATCGGGAACCGACGACTTCTTGACCAAGCCGGTCAACAAGTTCCAGCTGCTCAAACGCGTGGAAAACATGCTGAAGCTGAAGGGAACTCGCGACGAACTCGAACGCTTGCGTGCCTACATCCGCGAGATGGAAGAACAATCCGAGCCGCACGGATAG
- the glyA gene encoding serine hydroxymethyltransferase: MNILEQQDPEIWQAIANEAERQRDGLEMIASENYTSRAVMEAAGSVLTNKYAEGYPGRRYYGGCEYADVVERAAIKRATDLFGAEAANVQPHSGSQANTAVYMTVLEPGDKVLGLDLAQGGHLTHGMKLNISGKLYDFHSYGVDREHHRLDFDQIAKMARELKPKMIVAGASAYPREIPHDKFAEIANEVGAKLMVDMAHYAGLVAAKIHNNPVPVADYVTTTTHKTLRGPRSGLILCKQDDLKDINRSVFPGIQGGPLMHIVAAKAVCFSEAASGDFRAYGQQVVDNAKVLAETLIAGGLTLVSGGTDNHLCLVDVTAFGIGGKLAEAALEKCGITVNMNMIPFDTRKPMDPSGIRIGTPALTTRGMKVEQMRTIGNWIIQALKSHDDEAALASIRGQVSELCQGFPVPADATAPSATA, translated from the coding sequence ATGAATATCCTGGAACAACAAGACCCTGAAATCTGGCAAGCCATCGCGAACGAAGCCGAACGTCAACGCGATGGTTTGGAAATGATCGCCAGCGAGAACTACACCAGCCGCGCGGTCATGGAAGCGGCTGGCAGCGTGCTGACAAACAAATACGCCGAAGGGTATCCAGGACGTCGCTATTACGGCGGATGCGAATATGCCGATGTCGTCGAACGCGCAGCGATCAAACGGGCGACCGATCTGTTTGGCGCCGAAGCGGCCAACGTGCAACCGCACAGCGGATCGCAAGCCAATACGGCTGTCTACATGACGGTTTTGGAACCGGGCGACAAGGTCCTCGGTTTGGATCTGGCTCAAGGCGGTCACCTGACGCACGGCATGAAGTTGAACATCAGCGGCAAGCTGTACGATTTCCACAGCTACGGCGTCGACCGCGAACACCATCGCTTAGACTTCGATCAGATCGCCAAGATGGCTCGCGAGCTGAAGCCGAAGATGATCGTCGCCGGTGCAAGCGCCTACCCTCGCGAAATTCCGCACGACAAGTTTGCTGAAATCGCCAACGAAGTCGGCGCCAAATTGATGGTCGACATGGCGCATTACGCCGGTCTGGTCGCCGCCAAGATCCACAACAACCCGGTCCCCGTGGCTGACTATGTCACCACCACGACGCACAAGACTCTGCGCGGCCCACGCAGCGGATTGATCCTCTGCAAACAGGACGATCTCAAAGACATCAACCGCAGCGTTTTCCCCGGCATCCAAGGGGGCCCGTTGATGCACATCGTCGCCGCCAAGGCTGTCTGTTTCTCGGAAGCCGCATCGGGCGATTTCCGTGCCTACGGCCAACAAGTCGTCGACAACGCGAAGGTCCTGGCCGAGACATTGATCGCCGGCGGCCTGACGCTTGTCAGCGGCGGCACCGACAACCACTTGTGCTTGGTCGACGTCACAGCTTTCGGAATCGGCGGCAAGCTGGCCGAAGCGGCGTTGGAAAAATGTGGGATCACCGTCAACATGAACATGATTCCGTTCGACACCCGCAAACCGATGGACCCCTCGGGAATTCGCATCGGCACCCCGGCGTTGACCACTCGCGGAATGAAAGTCGAACAGATGCGGACGATCGGCAACTGGATCATCCAGGCGCTGAAGTCGCACGACGACGAAGCGGCGTTGGCATCGATTCGCGGCCAGGTCAGCGAGCTGTGCCAAGGCTTTCCCGTGCCAGCCGACGCAACCGCTCCTTCGGCTACCGCGTAA
- a CDS encoding RraA family protein, with product MERTFAQLRETLYSAVVADACDQFGLRNQSIQLSLPPQTTTGVMIGRCRTSTWEDIFSEDPSPYELELKLVDSCQTDDVVISAAGGSTRSGIWGELLSTAASNRGCAGVIVDGAVRDVQKMRAMEFPVFAAARCVYDSCHRQRVNSIDEPVEVGGVTICSGDIVVADEDGVVIVPQAKSDEILAAAWDKVHAENVTRDAIKEGMGAIEAYEKYGVL from the coding sequence ATGGAACGCACCTTTGCTCAATTGCGAGAGACACTGTATAGCGCCGTTGTCGCCGACGCCTGCGACCAGTTTGGCCTACGAAATCAAAGCATCCAGTTGTCGCTGCCACCACAGACCACAACCGGCGTGATGATCGGCCGCTGCCGAACCAGCACCTGGGAAGACATTTTTAGCGAAGATCCTTCGCCGTACGAACTGGAACTGAAGTTGGTCGATAGCTGCCAAACCGACGACGTCGTGATCTCGGCGGCTGGCGGTTCGACCCGTTCGGGAATCTGGGGCGAATTGCTGTCGACAGCTGCGTCGAACCGCGGCTGTGCCGGCGTGATCGTCGACGGTGCGGTCCGCGACGTGCAAAAGATGCGGGCGATGGAGTTCCCCGTCTTCGCAGCGGCGCGATGCGTTTACGACAGTTGCCATCGCCAACGGGTGAACTCGATCGACGAACCCGTGGAAGTTGGGGGTGTGACGATTTGTAGCGGCGATATCGTGGTCGCCGACGAAGATGGCGTCGTGATCGTTCCGCAGGCGAAAAGCGACGAGATCCTGGCGGCAGCTTGGGACAAAGTCCACGCCGAAAACGTCACCCGCGACGCGATCAAAGAGGGAATGGGTGCGATCGAAGCATACGAAAAATACGGCGTTTTATAG